One genomic segment of Bradyrhizobium diazoefficiens includes these proteins:
- a CDS encoding glycosyltransferase family 4 protein — MDAGGIDEFVAFLARRLPDSGIRSTVMVTEPAATGGRLMRALQEEGIEVIHKSPSESPGWLREQRPDVISAHAPPDWLLQAAHELGIPVVETLHAAPTPIGTNWQAEEPRSRNIRFLIAVSDLVRRQYLRGNPAFSADAIHTIPNGFNSTHRQMTDRTAARKWLGLQDEFLFVSLARHVMQKNAYGLLVAFAEVAKLFPHAHLVLAGRADDPVYMKQLQLLHRKIPERHRIHIRDNLSNPSALLSAADCFVLNSFFEGWPLAPMEALCAGLPVVMSDVGGAREQIGLEGRHGHLVPNPLENPETVTWDRVARERFRPQRNRAALVSAMTSIIENREYWTASRAALASEAKVRFNTEACIQRYAQVLEQAVAS, encoded by the coding sequence TTGGACGCCGGCGGTATTGATGAGTTCGTGGCATTTCTTGCTCGGCGGCTGCCCGACAGCGGCATCAGATCCACGGTCATGGTAACGGAGCCGGCTGCGACCGGAGGGCGCCTCATGCGCGCGCTGCAAGAAGAGGGGATTGAGGTCATCCATAAATCCCCATCTGAAAGCCCCGGGTGGCTCAGGGAACAACGGCCTGACGTTATCAGCGCTCATGCACCTCCAGACTGGCTGCTCCAGGCGGCCCACGAGCTGGGAATACCGGTGGTCGAGACGTTGCACGCCGCTCCGACCCCGATAGGGACCAATTGGCAAGCAGAGGAACCGAGAAGTCGCAATATTCGCTTTCTGATTGCCGTAAGCGACCTGGTACGACGGCAATACTTGCGTGGCAACCCGGCGTTCAGCGCCGATGCGATTCACACGATACCCAACGGTTTCAACTCTACCCATCGGCAGATGACTGACCGAACCGCGGCAAGGAAGTGGCTGGGTCTTCAAGATGAGTTTCTGTTCGTGTCGCTGGCCCGTCACGTCATGCAGAAGAACGCCTACGGCCTGCTGGTCGCCTTTGCGGAGGTCGCAAAATTGTTCCCGCATGCGCATCTTGTCCTGGCGGGTCGCGCGGATGATCCCGTCTATATGAAGCAGCTCCAGCTCCTTCACAGAAAGATCCCCGAGCGCCATCGAATCCATATTCGCGACAATCTTTCCAACCCGTCCGCACTGCTCTCAGCGGCCGATTGCTTCGTTCTCAACTCCTTCTTTGAGGGATGGCCCCTCGCCCCAATGGAGGCTCTTTGCGCAGGCCTCCCCGTTGTGATGAGCGATGTCGGGGGGGCCCGCGAGCAAATTGGTCTGGAAGGAAGACATGGCCACCTCGTGCCCAATCCCCTGGAAAATCCCGAAACCGTAACATGGGATAGAGTTGCGCGTGAGAGATTCCGGCCTCAGCGCAACAGAGCCGCCCTTGTCTCAGCGATGACTTCGATCATCGAAAATCGCGAGTATTGGACGGCTTCTCGCGCGGCTCTCGCAAGTGAGGCGAAGGTCCGCTTCAACACAGAGGCGTGTATCCAGCGGTACGCGCAAGTTCTCGAACAGGCCGTTGCATCCTGA
- a CDS encoding class I SAM-dependent methyltransferase, with protein sequence MKFDVDVVVLSNIEKAVPPAVECLVGLPTKDPWSLPFLHKKLFLERLNLYDLFIYSEDDILITEENIRAFLDVESDLNEDEIAGFLRVEYGPNGERNFPEVHGHFRWDCESVRVRGSYTLAHFTNEHSACYILTRQQLAKAIASGGFLVEPHEGEYDLLCSAATDPYTQCGFRRLIAVSHVEQFWVHHLPNKYIGRFGVDQHELGSQISALLQIASQEQKRCSLLNTETSLWHKMYSKDYYEPIRNDVLSLIPRSAERILSIGSASGANELRLLETGKRVVAVPLDDVISSESAARGLQVVSGDFDTARAKIGPMRFDCILFLNVLQFVHRPEHLLRLFADALSPGGAILITAPNRPYVRYRWRRKGGSGLRHGRLSFETTRIHNTSTSVIRRWCAESGLSMERTSKVASTRANGSKQNRLFSLFAADVVALAKRVDDPNERRGSTRNGGNAGEPL encoded by the coding sequence ATGAAGTTCGATGTCGACGTGGTGGTTCTCTCAAATATCGAAAAGGCCGTTCCGCCCGCTGTCGAGTGTCTCGTCGGACTCCCAACCAAAGATCCCTGGTCTCTCCCGTTTCTGCACAAGAAGCTGTTCCTCGAGCGGCTCAATTTGTACGATCTGTTCATCTACTCAGAAGACGACATTCTAATAACCGAAGAGAATATCCGCGCGTTTCTGGACGTTGAGTCTGACCTGAACGAAGACGAGATCGCCGGATTCTTGCGGGTTGAATATGGTCCGAATGGTGAGCGCAACTTTCCCGAGGTGCATGGTCATTTCCGCTGGGATTGTGAATCGGTCAGAGTTAGGGGGAGCTATACGCTCGCCCATTTCACGAACGAACACTCAGCCTGCTACATACTAACCCGGCAACAGCTGGCGAAAGCGATTGCTTCAGGCGGCTTCCTGGTAGAACCGCACGAGGGAGAGTACGATCTTCTCTGCAGCGCCGCCACTGACCCGTATACCCAATGCGGGTTCAGAAGACTCATTGCCGTCTCGCACGTAGAGCAATTCTGGGTGCATCATTTGCCGAACAAGTATATCGGCCGTTTTGGTGTCGACCAACACGAACTAGGCTCTCAAATATCGGCGTTGTTGCAGATCGCCTCTCAGGAGCAAAAGCGTTGTTCGCTGCTGAATACCGAGACCAGCTTGTGGCACAAGATGTATTCGAAGGATTACTATGAACCGATCAGAAACGACGTCTTGAGCCTGATCCCCAGGAGTGCCGAACGGATCCTGTCGATCGGGTCAGCTTCCGGCGCTAACGAACTTCGGTTGCTCGAGACCGGAAAACGGGTGGTAGCGGTACCGCTTGATGACGTCATAAGCAGCGAATCGGCCGCACGTGGGCTTCAGGTGGTGTCAGGAGATTTCGATACCGCTCGGGCAAAGATTGGCCCAATGAGATTTGACTGCATCTTGTTTCTCAACGTTTTGCAATTCGTTCATCGTCCTGAGCATTTGCTAAGACTGTTTGCCGATGCTCTCTCGCCAGGAGGGGCAATCCTCATTACGGCACCGAACAGGCCGTATGTCCGTTATCGGTGGCGGCGGAAGGGCGGCAGTGGGCTGCGCCATGGTCGGCTTAGCTTTGAAACGACGAGAATTCACAATACATCGACCTCGGTAATCCGACGCTGGTGTGCCGAGTCGGGACTCTCGATGGAGAGGACATCGAAAGTCGCTTCGACCCGAGCCAACGGATCCAAGCAAAATCGTTTGTTCTCCCTTTTTGCCGCGGATGTCGTCGCTCTGGCAAAGAGAGTGGATGATCCGAATGAACGCAGAGGTTCGACGAGAAACGGTGGAAACGCGGGCGAGCCGCTATGA
- a CDS encoding glycosyltransferase family 2 protein has protein sequence MSSIDVIIPCYRYGHFLRDCVQTVLTQSGVTSRVLIIDDASPDNTAEVAQELAREDSRVNVLKHASNRGHIATFNEGIAWAAADYMVLLSADDCLLPGALARSARLMDDHPSVGLVFGRAIVQQDDRREDVAAPPGLGRGTRILSGLEFIHLSRAKNIVLAPTVMVRTSLQKKVGGYSAQLTHSGDMGMWLRFAAYAEVGFIDQAQAIYRRHTANMSTTYSPEQDLAQRKEAFEVFLSSCAPVLANVDELRTWFVHELALDAVKSASRAFNEGATGLSDRLCDAALKIDPKVEGTPSWLALACKRRLGRRAWRLLRPAADRVRQMIVR, from the coding sequence GTGAGCTCCATAGATGTCATCATCCCCTGCTATCGGTATGGGCATTTTCTAAGAGATTGCGTCCAAACTGTTCTGACGCAATCCGGGGTGACGTCGCGCGTGCTGATTATCGACGACGCGTCACCAGACAACACGGCTGAAGTTGCGCAAGAGTTGGCTCGCGAGGACTCGCGGGTCAACGTTCTCAAACACGCATCCAATCGGGGGCACATCGCAACGTTCAACGAAGGAATCGCCTGGGCGGCGGCCGACTACATGGTGCTGCTTTCTGCGGATGACTGTCTGTTGCCTGGTGCCCTCGCGAGATCAGCCCGCCTGATGGATGATCACCCGTCTGTCGGTCTCGTTTTTGGTCGAGCGATCGTACAACAGGATGATCGAAGGGAAGACGTCGCTGCTCCCCCAGGTTTGGGGCGGGGAACACGGATATTATCCGGACTTGAGTTCATCCATCTCAGCCGTGCCAAGAACATCGTGCTCGCGCCTACAGTCATGGTTCGGACGAGCCTACAGAAAAAGGTAGGCGGATATTCAGCGCAACTGACGCACAGTGGGGACATGGGCATGTGGTTGCGATTTGCAGCGTACGCCGAGGTCGGATTTATTGACCAGGCTCAGGCTATTTATCGACGGCATACGGCCAACATGTCAACGACGTACTCGCCGGAGCAGGATCTCGCGCAACGAAAGGAGGCATTTGAAGTCTTCCTTAGCAGTTGCGCTCCCGTGCTTGCAAACGTTGATGAGCTTCGGACCTGGTTCGTCCACGAACTGGCGCTTGACGCGGTGAAAAGTGCGAGCCGTGCCTTCAACGAAGGCGCAACGGGACTTTCCGATCGGCTTTGTGACGCTGCATTGAAAATCGACCCAAAGGTCGAAGGAACGCCGTCGTGGTTGGCTCTGGCTTGCAAACGGCGTTTGGGCCGTCGTGCGTGGCGGCTTCTGCGGCCGGCCGCCGATCGGGTACGGCAGATGATCGTGCGGTAG
- a CDS encoding acyltransferase translates to MPIKDTELGRDVRILHPDLVNLYGCIVGDESRIGTFVEIQAGAEIGARCKISSHSFICEGVTIEDEVFVGHGVMFTNDKYPKATTADGRPQQASDWTLQRTRVGRGASIGSNATILCGVTIGAGASVGAGAVVTKDVPAGAIVAGVPARVLSASEAAIPSDRGPSEALRRPL, encoded by the coding sequence ATGCCAATAAAGGACACCGAGCTTGGTCGCGATGTCCGCATCCTGCACCCGGACCTCGTCAACCTGTATGGTTGCATCGTCGGTGACGAGAGCAGGATCGGAACCTTCGTCGAGATCCAGGCCGGAGCAGAGATAGGTGCGCGTTGCAAGATATCGTCGCACAGCTTCATCTGCGAGGGCGTCACGATCGAGGACGAGGTGTTCGTCGGTCATGGCGTGATGTTCACGAACGACAAATATCCGAAGGCAACGACCGCGGACGGTCGTCCTCAGCAGGCTTCGGACTGGACGCTGCAGCGCACCCGGGTCGGTCGGGGCGCTTCGATCGGCTCGAACGCCACCATCCTGTGCGGGGTGACGATCGGAGCGGGGGCCTCCGTAGGCGCGGGTGCGGTGGTGACGAAGGACGTTCCGGCCGGCGCCATTGTCGCGGGAGTGCCCGCCCGGGTTCTGTCCGCTTCTGAAGCCGCCATTCCGAGCGATCGTGGTCCGTCAGAGGCGCTTCGCAGGCCACTTTAA
- a CDS encoding DegT/DnrJ/EryC1/StrS family aminotransferase yields the protein MIPFLDLKAQYSQIKPEIDAAVARVIGSGHYVLGPEVTAFEGRFADYCRTAHCRAVNTGTSALHLALLAAGVGPGDEVITVSMTFVATTAAILYSGARPVFVDVDPVTWTMDPGLIEAAITPRTKAILPVHLHGLMADMDPIMEIARRHGLVVIEDAAQAHGAEYRGRRAGSIGDLGCFSFYPGKNLGACGEGGALVTDRPEFARRVSLLRDWGQEAKYDHVIAGYNYRMDEIQGAILNVKLDYIERWTEARRSLAERYDALLSDLPFARPRPPRHARHVYHVYAVRLQGRDDALARLRDAGIGAGIHYPVPVHLQRAYAELGYRAGDFPVTEMLASDFLSLPIYPELLPEQAAEVVATLRSAVWPGVADSDRAEHPQSVMTWSDNRRAS from the coding sequence TTGATACCCTTCCTGGATCTAAAAGCCCAATATAGCCAGATCAAGCCGGAAATCGACGCCGCGGTGGCCAGGGTCATCGGTAGCGGGCACTATGTGCTCGGGCCGGAGGTGACTGCCTTCGAGGGTCGCTTTGCGGATTATTGCCGGACCGCCCATTGCCGCGCGGTGAATACCGGAACTTCGGCGCTCCACCTTGCCTTGCTGGCGGCGGGCGTCGGGCCCGGTGACGAGGTCATCACGGTATCCATGACCTTCGTTGCGACAACCGCGGCCATTCTCTACAGCGGCGCCAGGCCGGTGTTTGTCGACGTTGACCCTGTCACGTGGACGATGGATCCCGGCTTGATCGAAGCTGCGATAACACCTCGAACCAAAGCCATTCTGCCGGTTCATCTCCATGGGCTGATGGCCGACATGGATCCCATCATGGAGATCGCGCGTCGTCACGGCCTGGTCGTCATCGAGGACGCCGCACAAGCGCACGGAGCGGAATACCGCGGACGTCGCGCCGGCTCGATCGGCGATCTCGGATGCTTCAGCTTTTATCCAGGCAAGAACCTGGGGGCGTGCGGCGAGGGCGGGGCCCTCGTCACCGACAGGCCTGAATTCGCGCGCCGCGTGTCCCTGCTGCGCGATTGGGGCCAGGAGGCGAAATACGACCACGTCATCGCCGGATACAACTATCGCATGGACGAAATCCAGGGCGCGATACTGAACGTCAAGCTGGACTACATCGAGCGCTGGACGGAAGCGCGCCGGTCGCTGGCCGAGCGATACGATGCACTGCTGTCTGATCTGCCATTCGCGCGTCCCCGGCCGCCCCGGCACGCCCGTCACGTCTATCACGTCTATGCAGTCAGATTGCAGGGCCGCGATGATGCACTGGCGCGATTGCGTGATGCCGGAATCGGCGCCGGAATTCACTATCCCGTTCCGGTGCATCTGCAGAGAGCCTATGCGGAACTCGGCTATCGCGCCGGTGATTTCCCCGTCACCGAGATGCTTGCGAGCGACTTCCTCTCCCTGCCCATCTATCCGGAGTTGCTGCCGGAGCAGGCGGCCGAAGTTGTCGCCACATTGAGGAGCGCGGTGTGGCCCGGTGTAGCCGACAGCGACCGAGCGGAGCATCCACAAAGCGTCATGACATGGTCCGACAACAGGAGAGCGTCTTGA
- a CDS encoding glycosyltransferase family 2 protein: MTSLARSDFENFDVFICENGGPEAYVSLMKVIADERGTLQQIEDCSHQLDRPGGRLARVAKCRFRSRSNLVRVALAIDNLGYGGGVNAWLEKLLVQPGWHAALVLNPDTEVVETCLSQLVAKAAEGYGMVGGVLVFDDSPNKVANYGLRWSTLTGRVTAVGRNSPAGRRLTPEMVERIDAISGACVLVTRDFIADVGLMMDDYFLYMEDLDWGRRRASHRIGVAEGALIRHVGGTTIGSAVDPRDQSHLSVYLSARNGILYSRRRAGWRWIFHSAIWMLYALRYLLLGAPAAARLTIAGLWHGINGRTGRPEISFD, translated from the coding sequence TTGACGTCACTTGCCCGGTCCGACTTCGAGAATTTTGATGTTTTCATCTGTGAGAATGGCGGACCGGAAGCTTATGTGTCTTTGATGAAGGTCATTGCAGACGAACGCGGCACATTGCAGCAAATCGAAGATTGTTCGCATCAACTGGACCGACCGGGAGGGCGACTGGCCCGCGTGGCGAAATGTCGATTCCGATCTCGCTCCAATTTGGTCAGGGTGGCGCTCGCAATTGATAATCTCGGCTACGGCGGCGGAGTTAACGCATGGCTCGAGAAATTGCTCGTCCAACCCGGATGGCACGCTGCGCTCGTTCTCAATCCGGACACCGAGGTCGTTGAGACGTGCCTCTCACAGTTGGTGGCCAAAGCCGCCGAAGGATACGGAATGGTTGGCGGGGTTCTGGTATTCGACGATTCCCCGAACAAGGTCGCCAATTATGGGCTTCGATGGTCCACTCTGACAGGGCGCGTGACAGCCGTCGGCCGAAACTCGCCTGCGGGGCGTCGCCTTACACCGGAAATGGTTGAAAGGATCGATGCGATTAGCGGCGCTTGTGTGCTGGTAACGAGAGACTTCATCGCTGATGTAGGGTTAATGATGGACGATTACTTCCTCTATATGGAGGACCTTGACTGGGGCCGGCGGCGGGCCAGCCACCGGATCGGGGTCGCTGAAGGGGCGCTGATACGTCACGTGGGAGGCACGACCATAGGATCGGCTGTCGATCCAAGAGACCAGTCCCATTTGTCGGTCTACCTGTCCGCCCGGAACGGTATCCTCTATTCTCGGCGTCGGGCCGGGTGGCGCTGGATCTTCCACTCCGCGATTTGGATGTTGTACGCACTGAGATACCTTCTGCTCGGTGCTCCGGCGGCTGCCAGGCTGACGATCGCCGGCTTGTGGCATGGAATAAACGGCAGAACAGGTCGGCCTGAAATCTCCTTCGATTGA
- a CDS encoding class I SAM-dependent methyltransferase has translation MTNRRDGRACDSERTEYYRHSREEIRSLLPDGASRILEVGPGGGYTLRWLRSIYPNVTTVGVEVNRELKEELEENADIAVIGNIDDCASDLGQFDLVLLLDVLEHLPDPGRTLRSISGLLTEGGRIIVSVPNVAHLSVALPLLFRRKFTYRDSGILDRTHLRFFVEGTAVELLNDADLIVTDGLLAGIEGPKSKLIDCLSLGVLRHHLVKQYIMAGQRRGDAPAQPKIGWRRADHVRATEGRR, from the coding sequence ATGACAAATCGAAGAGACGGTCGCGCTTGTGACTCGGAACGTACCGAATACTACAGGCATTCACGCGAAGAAATTAGATCGCTCTTGCCAGATGGAGCATCGAGGATCTTGGAGGTCGGGCCGGGCGGCGGTTACACGCTGCGTTGGCTGAGATCGATCTATCCGAACGTCACGACCGTGGGGGTCGAGGTCAACCGCGAGCTGAAGGAAGAGTTGGAGGAAAACGCGGATATCGCCGTTATCGGCAATATCGATGATTGTGCATCCGACCTGGGCCAGTTCGACCTCGTCTTACTTCTTGATGTACTAGAGCACCTGCCGGATCCCGGGAGGACACTTCGATCGATCAGCGGGCTTCTAACGGAGGGCGGCCGCATCATCGTTTCGGTGCCGAACGTCGCGCATTTGAGTGTAGCGCTGCCGCTGCTCTTCCGGCGGAAATTTACATATCGGGATTCCGGGATTCTTGACCGTACGCATTTGAGGTTCTTTGTCGAAGGAACGGCCGTCGAACTTCTGAACGATGCTGATCTGATTGTCACAGATGGTTTGCTTGCGGGCATCGAAGGACCAAAATCGAAGCTGATTGACTGTCTCTCACTCGGAGTCCTTCGTCACCACCTGGTCAAGCAATATATCATGGCCGGGCAACGACGCGGCGATGCCCCGGCACAACCCAAGATCGGTTGGAGGAGAGCAGACCACGTGCGCGCAACGGAGGGACGCCGGTGA
- a CDS encoding O-antigen ligase family protein, whose translation MKSTLSYSAPVNREQLRPKPRNKGAIACYIALLAILLPGGLVAVDAAGAKLTVGRIAVLILLIPALFKLTKADRHFIASDYLAALTGIWMVGAAAHVGGDGSVSSAVAVCLEYVGGYFVARGLFFGPAVSTFIQVLKKFLIVVVLLALADSITGRLMVHTTLAGIFHSAPLLQPDFRADLLRTASTFDHPILFGTFCTLTGALLMSYEQNRAKRTLWVGVCLLGCILSMSSAPLLSFIVGIVAFTYECFMRNYSWRWSVFWFAVGVGILAIFFVANHPIGWIISHLTLDPVSGYFRLMIWDLALMKIDQEPWTGFAFNPLHNEILDYTVDCVWLQLALRFGIPMIVLVVLTNIAAILPARRNASKVASDPLHWGFTTALVLTMLTGLTVHYWHFLWIFWGLCLGIRASLREASMTEYRMLADEPMPLMTSDISLLHARP comes from the coding sequence ATGAAGTCAACGCTATCCTATTCGGCACCTGTCAATCGCGAACAACTGCGGCCGAAGCCTCGAAATAAAGGCGCCATCGCTTGTTACATTGCCCTCCTGGCAATCCTGCTTCCTGGAGGTCTCGTTGCCGTCGATGCGGCTGGCGCCAAACTCACGGTCGGCAGGATCGCCGTCTTGATACTGCTCATCCCGGCCCTTTTTAAACTTACAAAGGCTGATCGTCATTTCATAGCAAGTGACTATCTGGCGGCCTTAACCGGCATCTGGATGGTCGGGGCTGCGGCTCATGTCGGAGGCGACGGCAGCGTGTCATCTGCGGTGGCAGTGTGCCTGGAGTACGTCGGAGGATACTTTGTAGCCCGAGGGCTGTTTTTCGGACCCGCCGTTTCCACATTCATTCAAGTGCTAAAGAAATTCCTGATCGTCGTCGTGCTCCTGGCGCTCGCAGACAGCATCACCGGAAGACTTATGGTGCACACAACTCTGGCCGGAATTTTCCACAGCGCCCCCCTGCTACAGCCTGATTTTCGCGCGGACCTGCTGAGGACTGCATCCACTTTTGACCACCCCATCCTATTCGGCACGTTTTGCACGCTGACCGGCGCATTGCTGATGTCTTACGAGCAGAACCGTGCAAAGCGAACATTGTGGGTGGGGGTGTGCCTTCTTGGATGCATATTATCAATGTCCTCTGCACCTTTGCTGTCGTTCATCGTTGGCATAGTGGCCTTCACATACGAATGCTTCATGAGGAATTATTCATGGCGCTGGAGCGTGTTCTGGTTTGCCGTTGGGGTGGGCATACTGGCGATCTTCTTCGTTGCCAATCATCCGATCGGCTGGATCATCTCCCATCTGACACTCGATCCAGTATCAGGTTACTTCAGGTTGATGATCTGGGATCTGGCTCTAATGAAAATTGACCAAGAACCATGGACCGGATTTGCCTTTAACCCATTGCACAACGAAATATTAGACTACACCGTCGATTGCGTGTGGCTGCAGCTGGCGTTGCGCTTCGGCATTCCCATGATTGTGCTAGTGGTCCTCACCAACATTGCAGCTATTCTGCCGGCCAGGCGAAACGCCAGCAAGGTCGCTAGCGATCCGCTACATTGGGGATTTACGACCGCGCTCGTACTGACGATGCTCACCGGCCTGACCGTTCATTATTGGCACTTTCTTTGGATATTCTGGGGTCTTTGTCTGGGGATTCGCGCGTCTCTTCGCGAGGCATCTATGACCGAATACCGGATGCTCGCGGACGAGCCGATGCCGTTGATGACCTCTGACATTTCCCTACTTCACGCGCGACCATAA
- a CDS encoding DegT/DnrJ/EryC1/StrS family aminotransferase, which produces MIPIATPLLADEEADAARAAVLSGWVSQGPQVAAFEREFAALVGAPHACAVANCTTALQLALAALDVGAGDEVITVSHSFIATANVIRYQGATPVFIDIDPETYNLDCARLAEAITERTRAIIVVHQMGMPCDMAALMAVARRHGIAVIEDAACAAGSQIRMNDVWEPIGKPHGDIACFSFHPRKVITTGEGGMLTTADAELDRKFRLLRQHGMSVPDIVRHGSQRVIFEEYVLVGYNYRMTDMQAAIGRKQLERLPELVTRRRSVAAKYSELLGNLEGLRLPTEASWARSNWQSYCVRLPDRLDQRIVMQNLLDKGIASRRGIMCSHREQPYAETRQRHDLRQSELAQDRSILLPLYAQMTDADLLSVVAALKAEIAK; this is translated from the coding sequence GTGATCCCGATCGCGACGCCGCTGCTTGCGGACGAAGAGGCTGACGCTGCGCGCGCGGCCGTGCTGTCGGGCTGGGTGTCGCAAGGTCCGCAGGTGGCCGCGTTCGAGCGCGAGTTCGCCGCACTTGTCGGCGCTCCGCACGCCTGCGCCGTCGCGAATTGCACGACCGCCCTGCAGCTCGCCTTGGCGGCATTGGACGTCGGCGCCGGCGACGAAGTGATCACGGTCAGCCACTCCTTTATCGCGACCGCCAACGTCATCCGATACCAGGGCGCCACTCCGGTTTTCATCGATATTGATCCGGAGACATACAACCTGGATTGCGCCCGGCTGGCCGAAGCCATCACCGAGCGCACGCGTGCGATCATCGTGGTTCATCAGATGGGCATGCCGTGTGATATGGCCGCGCTCATGGCCGTGGCGCGGCGCCACGGCATCGCCGTGATCGAGGATGCGGCCTGTGCCGCCGGATCGCAGATCCGGATGAACGACGTATGGGAACCGATCGGCAAGCCGCATGGAGACATTGCCTGCTTTTCCTTTCACCCGCGAAAGGTGATCACGACAGGCGAGGGTGGAATGCTCACCACCGCGGACGCCGAGCTCGATCGCAAGTTCAGGCTGCTGCGCCAGCATGGTATGAGCGTTCCGGATATCGTGCGTCACGGGTCGCAGCGTGTCATTTTCGAGGAATACGTCCTCGTCGGCTACAACTATCGAATGACCGATATGCAGGCTGCGATCGGGCGCAAACAGCTCGAGCGGCTGCCGGAACTGGTGACGCGGCGCCGCTCGGTGGCGGCCAAGTATTCCGAGCTACTCGGCAATCTGGAAGGGCTGCGATTGCCCACGGAAGCGAGTTGGGCCAGATCGAACTGGCAGAGCTATTGCGTGCGTCTCCCAGACCGCCTCGACCAGCGCATCGTCATGCAAAACCTCCTCGACAAGGGAATCGCGAGCCGCCGCGGGATCATGTGCTCGCACCGAGAGCAGCCTTACGCCGAGACGAGGCAACGGCACGACCTTCGTCAATCTGAACTTGCGCAAGACAGGTCGATCTTGCTGCCCCTCTACGCGCAGATGACGGATGCGGACCTGCTGAGCGTTGTCGCGGCGCTGAAAGCCGAGATAGCCAAATGA
- a CDS encoding NAD-dependent epimerase/dehydratase family protein yields the protein MIDLKGKRVLVTGGAGFIGSHIVDLLCDEGCIEIVALDNMVRGRPENLRRALGRGPVRLVHGDIRDRKLMEALVKAADIVFHQAALRITHCAAEPRLAKEVMVDATYDLLELCIKHDIEKIIAASSASVYGMAEEFPTTERQNPYNNRTLYGAAKAFNEGLLRAFNDVSGLDYVAFRYFNVYGSRMDIHGRYTEVLIRWMERLEAGLPPIIFGDGRQSMDFVHVRDIARANILAARSKITDEVFNVGSGTETSLTELATALATVMGRRGLTPEFAPERSVNPVPRRLASTGKAERLLGFRTTVSLEQGLADLVKWWRSERELASDQRQAAAS from the coding sequence TTGATTGATCTCAAGGGTAAACGCGTTCTGGTCACCGGTGGGGCGGGATTCATCGGCTCCCACATCGTTGATCTGCTCTGCGACGAGGGCTGCATCGAAATCGTTGCCCTCGACAATATGGTCAGAGGCCGGCCTGAAAATCTCCGGCGCGCGCTCGGGCGTGGGCCGGTGAGGCTGGTTCATGGCGACATTCGCGATCGCAAGCTGATGGAAGCATTGGTCAAGGCGGCCGACATCGTGTTCCACCAGGCTGCGCTCCGCATCACGCATTGTGCGGCCGAACCGCGCCTCGCCAAGGAGGTCATGGTGGATGCCACCTACGACCTGCTGGAGCTGTGCATCAAGCACGATATTGAGAAGATCATCGCGGCGTCCTCGGCATCCGTCTATGGCATGGCCGAGGAGTTTCCGACGACCGAGCGGCAGAATCCGTACAACAACCGAACTCTCTATGGCGCCGCCAAGGCGTTCAACGAAGGGCTGCTGCGGGCCTTCAACGATGTAAGCGGCCTCGACTATGTGGCATTCCGGTATTTCAACGTCTACGGCAGCCGGATGGACATCCACGGACGGTACACCGAGGTCCTGATCCGCTGGATGGAGCGGCTCGAAGCCGGATTGCCTCCCATTATCTTTGGTGACGGCCGTCAGTCCATGGATTTCGTCCACGTCCGCGACATCGCGCGGGCCAACATCCTTGCGGCCAGGTCAAAGATCACCGATGAGGTCTTCAACGTTGGAAGCGGCACAGAAACCAGCCTGACGGAGCTGGCTACGGCGCTTGCGACTGTGATGGGACGCCGCGGCCTGACGCCCGAATTCGCCCCGGAACGGTCGGTCAATCCGGTGCCGCGACGGCTGGCATCGACGGGCAAGGCGGAGCGTTTGCTGGGTTTCCGCACTACGGTTTCGCTCGAGCAGGGCCTCGCCGATCTCGTGAAATGGTGGCGATCCGAACGCGAGCTCGCTTCGGATCAGCGGCAGGCGGCGGCATCGTGA